The Hippoglossus hippoglossus isolate fHipHip1 chromosome 19, fHipHip1.pri, whole genome shotgun sequence genome has a segment encoding these proteins:
- the LOC117753302 gene encoding CDP-diacylglycerol--glycerol-3-phosphate 3-phosphatidyltransferase, mitochondrial has translation MAAPMSWRRLVHSVYSPAIAGVFTRISDRLFRARDRRGGSSVLLLAPLLAEADPAPYRITRPTGSAGAQGSADGLCAHFKWMAEHVPAFRVPGTHIHILRSPDQFYQTMKARIKTAKRRVVMASLYLGTGQLEQEMVDCMEEALQRSQDHSHSPDLKVSILLDYTRGSRGQINSRTMLLPLLQRFTSQMRVSLYHTPDLRGLLRMLVPQRFNETIGVQHIKVYLFDDSIIISGANLSDSYFTNRQDRYVLLENCREVADFFSDLVEAVGDVSLQLQPDDSVNMLEGMVHPYKGNRQDFSTVARERIMEVMNTAHTRQRLLNRWEDSEDEGMSEGEEDTWVFPLVQMRPLGIQVDEQVTQRLLTDAGPDSTVFLTSGYFNLTRAYMRLVLGAGTNYRILTASPEVNGFFGAKGVAGAIPAAYVHIARQFYNQVCQLGQQERVHLHEYHRPQWTFHAKGLWYYLQGQDRPCLTLIGSPNFGYRSVHRDLEAQIAIVTENEELQSQLQEEQESLYQRSSEVSSSTFERPDRHVKLWVKLVTPLIKNFF, from the exons ATGGCGGCTCCCATGTCCTGGAGGAGGCTGGTGCACTCCGTGTACTCACCGGCCATCGCCGGGGTTTTCACCCGGATATCGGACCGGCTCTTCCGTGCACGGGACAGACGAGGCGG ctcctccgtGCTGCTGCTCGCTCCCCTGCTGGCCGAAGCCGACCCGGCCCCGTATCGCATCACAAGGCCCACAGGGTCAGCCGGAGCTCAGGGCAGCGCAGACGGCCTCTGCGCCCACTTCAAATGGATGGCAGAGCACGTTCCCGCCTTCAGGGTGCCGGGAACCCACATCCACATTCTCAGATCACCCGACCAGTTCTACCAGACCATGAAG GCACGAATCAAGACCGCAAAGAGGCGAGTGGTGATGGCCTCCTTGTATCTGGGAACAGgtcagctggagcaggagatg GTGGACTGTATGGAGGAAGCTCTCCAGCGCTCACAGGACCACAGTCACTCCCCTGACCTGAAGGTCTCCATACTCCTGGACTACACCCGCGGATCACGAG GGCAGATCAACTCGAGGACcatgctgctgccgctgctgcagcgCTTCACTTCTCAGATGCGCGTCTCCCTGTACCACACGCCGGACCTGAGGGGCCTGCTGCGGATGCTCGTGCCCCAGCGCTTCAACGAGACCATCGGCGTCCAGCACATCAAAGTCTACCTGTTCGACGacagcatcatcatcagcgG GGCCAACCTGAGCGACTCGTACTTCACCAACAGACAGGACCGCTACGTGCTGCTGGAGAACTGCAGGGAGGTCGCCGACTTCTTCTCCGACCTGGTGGAGGCTGTGGGGGACgtttccctgcagctgcagcccgACGACTCGGTCAACATGCTGGAGGGCATGGTGCATCCGTACAAAG GCAACAGACAGGACTTCTCAACAGTGGCGAGGGAACGCATCATGGAGGTCATGAACACGGCCCACACGAGGCAGCGGCTCCTTAACCGGTGGGAGGACTCTGAGGACGAGGGGATGAGCGAGGGGGAGGAGGACACGTGGGTGTTCCCTCTGGTGCAGATGAGACCTCTGGGCATCCAGGTGGACGAGCAGGTCACACAG CGCTTGCTGACAGACGCGGGGCCCGACTCCACCGTTTTCCTAACGTCCGGCTACTTCAACCTGACGCGGGCGTACATGCGGCTGGTGCTCGGAGCCGGGACCAACTACCGCATCCTCACCGCCTCCCCCGAGGTCAACGGCTTCTTCGGGGCGAAGGGCGTCGCCGGGGCGATCCCCGCCGCGTACGTCCACATCGCCAGGCAGTTTTACAACCAGGTGTGCCAGCTGGGCCAACAGGAGAGGGTTCACCTGCACGAGTACCACAGGCCGCAGTGGACATTCCACGCCAAAG gtCTGTGGTATTACCTCCAGGGGCAGGATCGGCCTTGCCTCACTCTAATTGGCTCGCCCAATTTCGGTTACCGCTCGGTTCACCGTGACCTGGAGGCCCAAATCGCCATAGTAACGGAgaatgaggagctgcagagccAGCTGCAGGAG GAGCAGGAGTCGTTGTACCAGCGCTCCAGCGAGGTGTCCAGCTCCACGTTCGAGCGGCCGGACCGCCACGTCAAGCTGTGGGTGAAACTCGTCACTCCCCTCATCAAGAATTTCTTCTGA